Proteins from a single region of Strix aluco isolate bStrAlu1 chromosome 5, bStrAlu1.hap1, whole genome shotgun sequence:
- the AVPR1A gene encoding vasopressin V1a receptor: protein MRLAGGAGSPRAAPAPGNGSQWRAAEPGGGGISPSPEAWSGSPNGSLGGWDPFGRDEELAKLEIAVLAVTFAVAVVGNGSVLLALRRTPRKASRMHLFIRHLSLADLVVAFFQVLPQLCWEVTHRFHGPDGLCRVVKHLQVFGMFASAYMLVAMTADRYIAVCHPLKTLQQPTKRSYGMIAAAWALSLLLSTPQYFIFSLSEVERGSQVYDCWAHFIMPWGPRAYITWITGGIFVAPVLILVTCYGFICYHIWRNVRGKRRPGEAAGGGGRRAGGGGPRRGLLLAPCVSSVKTISRAKIRTVKMTFVIVSAYVVCWAPFFTIQMWSVWDQRFPWVDSENTATTVTALLASLNSCCNPWIYMFFSGHLLQDCIQSFPCCQKIKRTLSKEDSNSNSRRQTSFTNNRSPTHSLNTWRESPHSKSTSFIPIPT from the exons ATGCGCCTCGCCGGCGGCGCCGGTtccccccgggccgcccccgcgCCCGGGAACGGCAGCCAGTggcgggcggcggagcccggcggcggcggcatcAGCCCCAGCCCCGAGGCGTGGTCGGGGTCGCCCAACGGCAGCCTGGGCGGCTGGGACCCCTTCGGGCGAGACGAGGAGCTGGCGAAGCTGGAGATCGCCGTGCTGGCCGTCACCTTCGCCGTGGCGGTGGTGGGCAACGGCAGCGTGCTGCTGGCCCTGCGGCGCACCCCGCGCAAGGCGTCCCGCATGCACCTCTTCATCCGGCACCTCAGCCTGGCCGACCTGGTGGTGGCCTTCTTCCAGGtgctgccccagctctgctgggaggtGACCCACCGCTTCCACGGCCCCGACGGGCTTTGCCGCGTCGTCAAGCACCTGCAGGTCTTCGGCATGTTCGCCTCGGCGTACATGCTGGTAGCCATGACCGCCGACCGCTACATCGCCGTCTGCCACCCACTGAAGACGCTGCAGCAGCCCACCAAGCGCTCCTACGGGATGATCGCGGCGGCCTGGGCGCTCAGCCTGCTGCTCAGCACCCCGCAGTACTTCATCTTCTCCCTCAGCGAGGTGGAGCGTGGCTCGCAGGTCTACGACTGCTGGGCGCACTTCATCATGCCCTGGGGGCCCCGCGCCTACATCACCTGGATCACCGGCGGCATCTTCGTCGCGCCCGTCCTCATCCTCGTCACCTGCTACGGCTTCATCTGCTACCACATCTGGCGCAACGTCAGGGGCAAGAGGcgcccgggggaggcggcgggcggcggcgggcggcgggcgggcggcggcggcccgcggcgggggctgctgctCGCCCCTTGTGTCAGCAGCGTCAAGACCATCTCCCGCGCCAAGATCCGCACCGTCAAGATGACCTTCGTCATCGTCTCGGCGTACGTCGTCTGCTGGGCGCCCTTCTTCACCATCCAGATGTGGTCCGTCTGGGACCAGCGCTTCCCCTGGGTCG ATTCCGAAAACACCGCGACTACCGTCACGGCTCTGTTGGCCAGTCTGAACAGTTGCTGTAACCCGTGGATCTACATGTTCTTCAGCGGTCACCTCCTGCAAGACTGCATACAGAGCTTCCCTTGCTGCCAAAAAATAAAGCGAACACTGAGTAAAGAAGATTCAAACAGCAACAGCAGGCGACAGACTTCTTTTACCAACAACAGAAGCCCAACTCACAGCCTGAACACCTGGAGAGAGTCACCCCACTCCAAATCAACCAGCTTCATCCCTATTCCAACCTGA